A single Altererythrobacter sp. BO-6 DNA region contains:
- the fabG gene encoding 3-oxoacyl-[acyl-carrier-protein] reductase, whose protein sequence is MFSLKGMNALVTGASGGIGSAICHALASQGARLAISGSNSAKLRAFREELNERYKHDAGAHVEITCNLSDTVQVEELIPATVDTLGGVDILVNNAGITRDNLALRMKDEEWNDVIRINLESTFRLMRAAARPMMKNRFGRIVSITSVVGATGNPGQMNYAAAKAGIVGMTKSFAQEVASRGITANCVAPGFIRTAMTDQLPDAQKDALNARIPMGRMGEGEDIGAAVAFLATREAGYITGETLHVNGGMAMLG, encoded by the coding sequence ATGTTCTCACTGAAAGGCATGAATGCTTTGGTTACCGGCGCAAGCGGCGGGATCGGTTCGGCGATCTGCCACGCGCTGGCTTCACAAGGCGCGCGGCTTGCCATCTCCGGTTCGAACAGCGCGAAGCTGCGCGCGTTCCGCGAAGAGCTTAACGAGCGCTACAAGCATGACGCCGGCGCGCATGTCGAAATCACCTGCAATCTGTCTGATACCGTGCAGGTCGAGGAGCTGATCCCGGCAACGGTCGATACGCTGGGCGGGGTCGATATCCTGGTCAACAACGCAGGGATCACGCGCGACAATCTGGCCTTGCGGATGAAGGATGAGGAGTGGAACGACGTGATCCGCATCAACCTCGAATCCACCTTTCGCCTGATGCGCGCAGCCGCCCGGCCGATGATGAAAAACCGCTTTGGGCGGATTGTCTCGATTACCAGCGTGGTGGGTGCGACCGGCAATCCCGGCCAGATGAACTACGCTGCGGCCAAGGCCGGGATCGTGGGCATGACCAAGAGCTTCGCGCAGGAAGTGGCGAGCCGTGGGATCACCGCCAATTGCGTGGCGCCGGGTTTCATCCGCACCGCCATGACCGACCAGCTGCCCGATGCGCAGAAGGACGCGCTTAATGCGCGAATCCCGATGGGGCGGATGGGCGAGGGCGAGGATATCGGCGCCGCTGTGGCCTTCCTGGCGACGCGCGAGGCTGGTTACATCACTGGCGAAACGCTGCATGTGAATGGCGGGATGGCGATGCTGGGCTAA